From Mobula hypostoma chromosome 8, sMobHyp1.1, whole genome shotgun sequence, the proteins below share one genomic window:
- the LOC134350142 gene encoding high mobility group protein B2-like isoform X2, producing MVRKDPNKSQGKMSLYAYFMQTCREEHKKKHPEASVNFAEFSKKCSERWKIMSSKKKAKFEDLVKNDRARYDWEMKNYVPQEGDKKKKKDPSAPKRPLSAFFIFCSDKRPKVKSESPGMSIGDIAKKLGEMWSTVQTKDKQTYQQKASKLKEKNEKEIAAYRAKRKNDEEEEEQEEDNEEEEEEEEEEEEEEEDDDEDDD from the exons ATGGTTAGAAAAGATCCAAATAAGTCTCAGGGCAAAATGTCCTTGTATGCCTATTTTATGCAGACTTGTCGTGAGGAACACAAGAAGAAACATCCGGAAGCCAGTGTGAACTTTGCAGAGTTTTCAAAGAAATGTTCTGAAAGATGGAAGATCATGTCAAGCAAAAAGAAGGCAAAGTTTGAAGACCTGGTCAAGAATGACAGGGCCCGTTATGATTGGGAGATGAAGAACTATGTTCCTCAAGAGGgggacaagaagaagaagaaggatccAAGTGCTCCCAAGAGACCACTGTCAGCATTTTTCATTTTCTGCTCTGACAAACGTCCAAAGGTAAAGAGTGAATCCCCTGGAATGTCCATTGGTGACATTGCAAAGAAACTGGGAGAGATGTGGTCCACAGTGCAAACCAAGGATAAGCAAACATACCAGCAAAAGGCATCCAAATTAAAGGAGAAGAATGAAAAGGAAATTGCAGCATATCGTGCCAAACGCAAGAATGAT gaggaggaggaggaacaggaggaggacaatgaagaagaggaagaggaagaggaggaggaagaagaagaggaagaagatgaTGATGAGGATGATGATTAA
- the LOC134350142 gene encoding high mobility group protein B2-like isoform X6, which yields MVRKDPNKSQGKMSLYAYFMQTCREEHKKKHPEASVNFAEFSKKCSERWKIMSSKKKAKFEDLVKNDRARYDWEMKNYVPQEGDKKKKKDPSAPKRPLSAFFIFCSDKRPKVKSESPGMSIGDIAKKLGEMWSTVQTKDKQTYQQKASKLKEKNEKEIAAYRAKRKNDARKKPAAKPEEEEEEEEDDDEDDD from the exons ATGGTTAGAAAAGATCCAAATAAGTCTCAGGGCAAAATGTCCTTGTATGCCTATTTTATGCAGACTTGTCGTGAGGAACACAAGAAGAAACATCCGGAAGCCAGTGTGAACTTTGCAGAGTTTTCAAAGAAATGTTCTGAAAGATGGAAGATCATGTCAAGCAAAAAGAAGGCAAAGTTTGAAGACCTGGTCAAGAATGACAGGGCCCGTTATGATTGGGAGATGAAGAACTATGTTCCTCAAGAGGgggacaagaagaagaagaaggatccAAGTGCTCCCAAGAGACCACTGTCAGCATTTTTCATTTTCTGCTCTGACAAACGTCCAAAGGTAAAGAGTGAATCCCCTGGAATGTCCATTGGTGACATTGCAAAGAAACTGGGAGAGATGTGGTCCACAGTGCAAACCAAGGATAAGCAAACATACCAGCAAAAGGCATCCAAATTAAAGGAGAAGAATGAAAAGGAAATTGCAGCATATCGTGCCAAACGCAAGAATGATGCTAGGAAGAAACCTGCTGCCAAACCA gaggaggaagaagaagaggaagaagatgaTGATGAGGATGATGATTAA
- the LOC134350142 gene encoding high mobility group protein B2-like isoform X3: protein MVRKDPNKSQGKMSLYAYFMQTCREEHKKKHPEASVNFAEFSKKCSERWKIMSSKKKAKFEDLVKNDRARYDWEMKNYVPQEGDKKKKKDPSAPKRPLSAFFIFCSDKRPKVKSESPGMSIGDIAKKLGEMWSTVQTKDKQTYQQKASKLKEKNEKEIAAYRAKRKNDEEEEQEEDNEEEEEEEEEEEEEEEDDDEDDD, encoded by the exons ATGGTTAGAAAAGATCCAAATAAGTCTCAGGGCAAAATGTCCTTGTATGCCTATTTTATGCAGACTTGTCGTGAGGAACACAAGAAGAAACATCCGGAAGCCAGTGTGAACTTTGCAGAGTTTTCAAAGAAATGTTCTGAAAGATGGAAGATCATGTCAAGCAAAAAGAAGGCAAAGTTTGAAGACCTGGTCAAGAATGACAGGGCCCGTTATGATTGGGAGATGAAGAACTATGTTCCTCAAGAGGgggacaagaagaagaagaaggatccAAGTGCTCCCAAGAGACCACTGTCAGCATTTTTCATTTTCTGCTCTGACAAACGTCCAAAGGTAAAGAGTGAATCCCCTGGAATGTCCATTGGTGACATTGCAAAGAAACTGGGAGAGATGTGGTCCACAGTGCAAACCAAGGATAAGCAAACATACCAGCAAAAGGCATCCAAATTAAAGGAGAAGAATGAAAAGGAAATTGCAGCATATCGTGCCAAACGCAAGAATGAT gaggaggaggaacaggaggaggacaatgaagaagaggaagaggaagaggaggaggaagaagaagaggaagaagatgaTGATGAGGATGATGATTAA
- the LOC134350142 gene encoding high mobility group protein B2-like isoform X5: MVRKDPNKSQGKMSLYAYFMQTCREEHKKKHPEASVNFAEFSKKCSERWKIMSSKKKAKFEDLVKNDRARYDWEMKNYVPQEGDKKKKKDPSAPKRPLSAFFIFCSDKRPKVKSESPGMSIGDIAKKLGEMWSTVQTKDKQTYQQKASKLKEKNEKEIAAYRAKRKNDARKKPAAKPEEEEEEEEEEEEDDDEDDD, encoded by the exons ATGGTTAGAAAAGATCCAAATAAGTCTCAGGGCAAAATGTCCTTGTATGCCTATTTTATGCAGACTTGTCGTGAGGAACACAAGAAGAAACATCCGGAAGCCAGTGTGAACTTTGCAGAGTTTTCAAAGAAATGTTCTGAAAGATGGAAGATCATGTCAAGCAAAAAGAAGGCAAAGTTTGAAGACCTGGTCAAGAATGACAGGGCCCGTTATGATTGGGAGATGAAGAACTATGTTCCTCAAGAGGgggacaagaagaagaagaaggatccAAGTGCTCCCAAGAGACCACTGTCAGCATTTTTCATTTTCTGCTCTGACAAACGTCCAAAGGTAAAGAGTGAATCCCCTGGAATGTCCATTGGTGACATTGCAAAGAAACTGGGAGAGATGTGGTCCACAGTGCAAACCAAGGATAAGCAAACATACCAGCAAAAGGCATCCAAATTAAAGGAGAAGAATGAAAAGGAAATTGCAGCATATCGTGCCAAACGCAAGAATGATGCTAGGAAGAAACCTGCTGCCAAACCA gaagaggaagaggaggaggaagaagaagaggaagaagatgaTGATGAGGATGATGATTAA
- the LOC134350142 gene encoding high mobility group protein B2-like isoform X1, whose amino-acid sequence MVRKDPNKSQGKMSLYAYFMQTCREEHKKKHPEASVNFAEFSKKCSERWKIMSSKKKAKFEDLVKNDRARYDWEMKNYVPQEGDKKKKKDPSAPKRPLSAFFIFCSDKRPKVKSESPGMSIGDIAKKLGEMWSTVQTKDKQTYQQKASKLKEKNEKEIAAYRAKRKNDARKKPAAKPAQAAKEEEEEEQEEDNEEEEEEEEEEEEEEEDDDEDDD is encoded by the coding sequence ATGGTTAGAAAAGATCCAAATAAGTCTCAGGGCAAAATGTCCTTGTATGCCTATTTTATGCAGACTTGTCGTGAGGAACACAAGAAGAAACATCCGGAAGCCAGTGTGAACTTTGCAGAGTTTTCAAAGAAATGTTCTGAAAGATGGAAGATCATGTCAAGCAAAAAGAAGGCAAAGTTTGAAGACCTGGTCAAGAATGACAGGGCCCGTTATGATTGGGAGATGAAGAACTATGTTCCTCAAGAGGgggacaagaagaagaagaaggatccAAGTGCTCCCAAGAGACCACTGTCAGCATTTTTCATTTTCTGCTCTGACAAACGTCCAAAGGTAAAGAGTGAATCCCCTGGAATGTCCATTGGTGACATTGCAAAGAAACTGGGAGAGATGTGGTCCACAGTGCAAACCAAGGATAAGCAAACATACCAGCAAAAGGCATCCAAATTAAAGGAGAAGAATGAAAAGGAAATTGCAGCATATCGTGCCAAACGCAAGAATGATGCTAGGAAGAAACCTGCTGCCAAACCAGCTCAGGCTgcgaaggaggaggaggaggaggaacaggaggaggacaatgaagaagaggaagaggaagaggaggaggaagaagaagaggaagaagatgaTGATGAGGATGATGATTAA
- the LOC134350142 gene encoding high mobility group protein B2-like isoform X4 has product MVRKDPNKSQGKMSLYAYFMQTCREEHKKKHPEASVNFAEFSKKCSERWKIMSSKKKAKFEDLVKNDRARYDWEMKNYVPQEGDKKKKKDPSAPKRPLSAFFIFCSDKRPKVKSESPGMSIGDIAKKLGEMWSTVQTKDKQTYQQKASKLKEKNEKEIAAYRAKRKNDEQEEDNEEEEEEEEEEEEEEEDDDEDDD; this is encoded by the exons ATGGTTAGAAAAGATCCAAATAAGTCTCAGGGCAAAATGTCCTTGTATGCCTATTTTATGCAGACTTGTCGTGAGGAACACAAGAAGAAACATCCGGAAGCCAGTGTGAACTTTGCAGAGTTTTCAAAGAAATGTTCTGAAAGATGGAAGATCATGTCAAGCAAAAAGAAGGCAAAGTTTGAAGACCTGGTCAAGAATGACAGGGCCCGTTATGATTGGGAGATGAAGAACTATGTTCCTCAAGAGGgggacaagaagaagaagaaggatccAAGTGCTCCCAAGAGACCACTGTCAGCATTTTTCATTTTCTGCTCTGACAAACGTCCAAAGGTAAAGAGTGAATCCCCTGGAATGTCCATTGGTGACATTGCAAAGAAACTGGGAGAGATGTGGTCCACAGTGCAAACCAAGGATAAGCAAACATACCAGCAAAAGGCATCCAAATTAAAGGAGAAGAATGAAAAGGAAATTGCAGCATATCGTGCCAAACGCAAGAATGAT gaacaggaggaggacaatgaagaagaggaagaggaagaggaggaggaagaagaagaggaagaagatgaTGATGAGGATGATGATTAA